From Saccopteryx leptura isolate mSacLep1 chromosome 3, mSacLep1_pri_phased_curated, whole genome shotgun sequence, one genomic window encodes:
- the LOC136399241 gene encoding zinc finger protein 615-like: MILSQGCLTFHDVAVNFTREEWRLLDPDQKDLFRDVMLEIFSHLVSLGHQSRKPDVLSKLERGEEPWTVGDEPQHLLCPEIQKVNVPLQSPFQSPGIMKNGEECCKNDMFANIVNQRESQSLLRKQCDMLEMCGTPLKSKLTFGNQTRSFNLKNSVPLHEDGIFIPHHNHELFYTEIRLHPSTKSIENKSKVIQQHGIDNGDEALTRTECGKTLVTITQLTDDQRVLSGEKPYGCRQCGKGFPRKFSQKIRTGLNQTEYNIYNKTSNKSQLNIHQKTVEKKPYTCCECGKNYIYRYLLRNHQRTHTGEKPYVCSECGKGFLEKKNLIVHERSHTGEKPYVCSECRKGFGVKCRLIIHQRTHTGEKPYVCSECGKGFSGKRELIIHQRTHTGEKPYVCNECGKGFSGKRPLIVHQSSHTGEKPYVCNDCGKGFVVKSQLSIHQRTHTGEKPYVCNECGKGFSGKHPLIAHQRTHTGEKPYVCSDCGKGFAVKSQLSIHQRTHTGEKPYVCNECGKGFSGKHPLIAHQRTHTGEKPYVCSDCGKGFAVKSQLSIHQRTHTGEKPYLCNQCGKGFSGKHPLIAHQRTHTGEKPYVCSDCGKGFAVKSQLSIHQRTHTGEKPYVCSDCGKGFAVKSQLIIHQRTHTGEKPYVCNECGKCFTVNTKLSRHQRTHM, translated from the exons atgattctgtctcag GGATGCCTGACATTTCACGATGTGGCTGTGAACTTCACACGGGAAGAGTGGCGGCTCCTGGACCCCGATCAGAAGGACCTGTTCCGGGACGTGATGTTGGAGATCTTCAGCCACCTGGTGTCATTGG GGCATCAATCCAGGAAACCCGATGTGCTTTCCAAGTTGGAGCGAGGGGAAGAACCGTGGACAGTAGGGGATGAACCCCAACATCTGCTCTGTCCAG AAATCCAGAAAGTTAATGTGCCTTTGCAAAGTCCCTTCCAAAGTCCAGGAATTATGAAGAATGGAGAAGAATGCTGTAAAAATGatatgtttgcaaatattgttaATCAAAGGGAAAGCCAGTCCCTATTGAGGAAACAATGCGATATGTTGGAGATGTGTGGAACacctttaaaatcaaaattaacttTTGGAAACCAAACTAgaagttttaatttaaagaacTCTGTTCCCTTGCATGAAGATGGGATATTCATTCCACATCATAACCATGAACTATTCTACACTGAAATTAGGTTGCATCCCAGTACCAAGTCCATCGAAAATAAGTCCAAGGTCATTCAGCAACATGGAATTGACAATGGAGACGAAGCCCTCACACGCACTGAATGTGGGAAAACTTTGGTCACGATTACTCAGCTCACTGATGATCAGAGAGTTCTTAGTGGAGAGAAACCTTATGGATGCCgtcagtgtgggaaaggcttcccCAGAAAATTCAGTCAGAAAATTCGTACAGGACTGAATCAGActgaatacaatatatataataaaacctcCAATAAATCACAATTGAATATACATCAGAAAACTGTGGAAAAGAAACCTTACACATGTTGTGAATGtggtaaaaattacatttataggTATCTGCTCAGGAATCATCAgcgaactcacacaggagagaagccgtatgtatgcagtgaatgtgggaaaggctttctAGAGAAGAAGAATCTGATTGTACATGAAAGGTCTCATACgggagagaagccatatgtatgcagtgagtgCAGGAAAGGCTTTGGAGTGAAGTGCCGACTGAtcatacatcaaagaactcatacaggagagaagccatatgtatgcagtgagtgtgggaaaggcttttcaGGGAAGCGTGAACTgattatacatcaaagaactcatacaggagagaagccatatgtatgcaATGAGTGTGGGAAAGGATTTTCAGGGAAGCGTCCACTGATTGTACATCAAAGCAGTCATACTGGAGAAAAGCCATATGTATGCAATGATTGTGGGAAAGGCTTTGTAGTGAAGAGTCAACTGAgtatacatcaaagaactcataccggagagaagccatatgtatgcaATGAGTGTGGGAAAGGATTTTCAGGGAAGCATCCACTGATTGCACATCAACGCACTCACACTGGAGAaaagccatatgtatgcagtgatTGTGGGAAAGGCTTTGCAGTGAAGAGTCAACTGAgtatacatcaaagaactcatactggagagaagccatatgtatgcaATGAGTGTGGGAAAGGATTTTCAGGAAAGCATCCACTGATTGCACATCAACGCACTCACACTGGAGAaaagccatatgtatgcagtgatTGTGGGAAAGGCTTTGCAGTGAAGAGTCAACTGAgtatacatcaaagaactcataccGGAGAGAAGCCATATTTATGCAATCAATGTGGGAAAGGATTTTCAGGGAAACATCCACTGATTGCACATCAACGcactcacactggagagaagccatatgtatgcagtgatTGTGGGAAAGGCTTTGCAGTGAAGAGTCAACTGAgtatacatcaaagaactcatactggagagaagccgtATGTATGCAGTGATTGTGGGAAAGGCTTTGCAGTGAAGAGTCAACTgattatacatcaaagaactcataccggagagaagccatatgtatgcaATGAGTGTGGGAAATGCTTTACAGTGAATACGAAACTGAGTAGACATCAAAGGACTCATATGTGA